The DNA window CTTTTGAAAATTTGAACAGCAAGAACTAAGTCGGCAAATTAAAAGAAAGAGCATGTAAAATAAGTGTGCAAAACGAGCTTGCAAGAAAGAAGCATAGAATGTGCTAATTTGAATGTTCCCGCATCAGTTCAAAATACAAAATGCATTTCAAAAGCAGGCAAATAGTCATTCCATGTGAATCCCACATGTTATGTTAGTAGTTGATACCTAATTGCATAAACAATAGCACTCTGGTAATCCAGTCTATGACACATCCTGCGAACATACATAAGTAAAGATAAATTTCTTACATGCAGATCATTAAGGTAACGGCCGTTGTGGTTTCCCCCATATACATACATCTTATGTTGAATAACTGTTGCTCCATGCTGGCAAATTTGAACGAGGTTAGGAGAAAAAAGttggaaaaaatgaaaataacaagaaacaGAACATGACAAGAGcatttcataattaaaaaagaaaaagaatattcACAAACATGCAATACCTCATAGCGGGCTTTTGGGCGTTGGCCAGATATTGGAGGGGCGATCCATTGATCATAGACAGCAATAGAACCAAGGCCTTCTGAAACAACATCTTTATCCTGGGTCTCTATGACACTTCCTTTCTCACTGGATACTGTCTTTGTCTCTGGATATGAGTTCCCATTCTCGATGACAGATTCAACTTTGGGATTATGCTATGGAACGCGAAATTTGAAAACATTGATGAAATTAGCTATTGGGGTTCTTAACATATTATCTCAGATATATAAACAtatcaatttgattattttttataagcTAAAAATAAACACaggtcaaaaaggtgaaaaagttaaaattatgttttaccaattcaatgaaaaaaaattccgaTGTAAACTTACATTCATTTGCGCCTCTACAACAGACTCAGGAACAGAGTTAGATGCTCTAGAATACCAACCAGGATCTTCTTCCTACACAATAGTTAAGAATATAAGTACAATTATACTTCATTCCAATCAAGTCACAGAAATGTGAACCTGAAAATTCCATTGTCAAAGACCTCTAATATCTTCACAAAGAGACGCATTGCTTCTGTGGAAGCCATGTTGCCCAGCCCTTGCCAGCTGCAAACACAATTACTTTCAAACAACTCTCAACAGTGTAGACAaagtttttatatttctttctttaaaaagtaaatagaGACGCAAACACAATGCATACCAGAGCATACTACTTAAAGTTTTCTtcgacaatttttttaaagttagcCAATTAGcacatatcaattttttaaaaaaaaacaaatttacattGTTACAAAAACTATTCCAGATCTCCATAATATTACCCAAACTTCTACCCGAAAATAgtatttctttaaattttcctttttttaacaaattattttattctaacaACTTAGTTTTCATTTTTCTCACATTATCTCCAAGTACAGTTGATAGTAATGTTCTATGCAAGTTACAAGTATCTCATAAATCATTGAATCAGATGCCGGTGACAATATGTATGCCGTTATGCGTGAAGTTGTAGTGAATGCATGAAGCCAAGAAccttgaaattaaaaattatgagcATACAAACCTCTTCCATTTGCTTAATTCTACAGCTTTCCAAGTACTGGGTTTTGGAGCATTACAAGGACCTATAGCAGCCTGCAATCACATATGTAAATTGTAAccaaaaaattactaattaccTCTTTAACACATGCACAAAACAGGTCAAACAAACAGATACCAGAGAAAACAGACATTGCAACTGAAAttaaaattaggcttaattgctTCAAAAATCACGAAGTGTATATTGcaattttaaaacaaacttTGAATTTTGGCAATGTTGAACaccaactttcaaatttttgcaaTTCAAAACATCGAGTAATTTTCCATCAAAAAGTGTTGGTGCGGACGCTGGAACAGTGTTTATTCTGGTGTCCACATCATCATTTTTATACGGAAAATTGTCCGGTGttctaaattgcaaaaaatgacAGTTCatgtattaaattgccaaaagtgAAAGTGCAGGTTAAAACTGCAAAATACGTTAAACCTCATgttttttaaagcaattaagccTTAAAATTATGCGCAatctctaattaaaaaaatggaaaacgacttttttttagtataaaaaCCACATAACTAAACTGGATTAGCTTTATTCACATCAAGTTTAGTGCTCCACATCACAATTCAGCATTTTAGCTCATACAAAACTAGATCCACCAAAAAACTACACTTAACGGTTAACACATCCTAAACGAATCAGAATTATGATTAACTTGATACAATAAAACAGTGCAAACACTTCAATTATTACTACAGTCACAAATTCTTTACTAAACAACCAATAACATTCACCAATTTCACATCAAAAAAATCACAGCTCAATCAAATTAACAAAGCAACAAATTCAAAGCACAATAGCGCCATTGCGATCAACGCCTATAATAATTGGATCGGATGTAAAACAATAACATTGAAAATGAAACTTAAGTACCTGTTGATACAGAGCATAGAGGAGCAACGCAGTGTCGTTTTGGAACTTGGAAGAAACGGAAGTGTCAGTTGAATTAGGAGATCCGTCAAATCCAGCGTATGTAGCCGCGGCATAGAATCGCTCCGGGTACGCGAGGCCGGAACTTGCCCTCGCCATGGCCATTTTTCAGCTCTCTGTgagttttttttgttgttgttcaGATTTGATTTGAAGATGGTTAATTAATTATGCGTGTGTTTTAAGGTtcgaaatgaaaataaaaatgttgcTGTTtgggatttgatttgtattttaattagCACGTTTGGTGGTTAATCTAGTTTGTATGTACGtatttactaattatttattCATCATGGTGTAAATTGGTGattaaattgtttgtttttgtgAAAAACGAGTGATCGGATCTTGGTTCGTGATTTTgggttgaatttttttctttggaAGTTTTGTTATCTCGCTAATTTGTATGTCGTTGTCGTTTCCGCGGCTGCTGTTGTTATGTGATGGACTTAATTTGCCTTCTCAATTTGTAAATACTGAACAATTaataagtaaattaattttatgggcaTATATAAATTTGGTGATTATAGTCAATTTATaccattttgataaattaatttataaattaagatagcAAATGGCTAAACTTGTGTTATTTAGATATAATCACTAAGTTTGTGACCGATTTGCtcacaatattaatttatatgtttattatatattatttataaattaaaagaataaattgCTATATAAATCTTTTATGATACTGTTGTTTGAATGTTGCTATATACTTTGTTTGATTTGcaacaataaaaatttaaaagtaggGTTATTTTTATGTTCAGTCAcgtttttttatacctttttccaatttaatcatattttttaaaaaaattatcatataaaattatcattttttttcaaatttaccattgttttaaaattaggaAATGTTTGGCTGACTAAGCGAACAGAAAGTGATGTGTCAAAACACGTCAAATTTTACATATAAACACGTATGtgatatatgaaaaatattgCAAGGtcataataaaattgaaaaggagtataaaaattatgatttaatatataattagcgcTAAAAATATTATACCGCCGCGTCACGCTGTGTTTGCCCAATCAATTTAAAtaagcattttaaattttaatttaaagttaaaatacactttaattacaatatcataataataaataaattgttgttTATATTAAGATAGACTGAATTGACAATTATATAGATATCTATTTGATAGATGAATCATACTAAGTGATTTGATAACTTGCCATAAGCCGCACCATTACTATTAGGGTAGGGTTCGGCCTCCGAACCATATGTGGGCACTTGAGTCAGCCGCCGGCGCCCGACTGCGTCTTAACTCCTATCTAATTTTTGGACCGATCCCCCTTCAGAATATGGATTCTATATGAATCAATGGATTATAACAAGTCGTTACTACTAGCAATGACTTCTTTTCCAAAAAACAATAAGGTACGATTACATACTGGGAGCCCGATAAAAACAACGCTGCTAAGATATGCAATGCATACTTGAAGAACCTAATTTTCCAAAAAACAATAAGGTACAATTACATACTGAGAGCCCAGTAAAAACAAAGCTGCTAAGATATGCAATTCATACTTGAAGAACCTAGTCAAATGTCGCTTCATAGCAATTGAGATACTAATAGCTCAAATACTACTTGTTCGACAACACAAAGCGTTTCTTACGCCACCCACGTCTGCACGCCtcaaaatactaatataatgaACAGTTCACCTGATTAAATAATTAGCATTTAACAGTACTTGTACATAAACCGTCTTATGGCCCAAACTCTAAAATATTCTATTTATTCACACATATTGTTTTACTCTTTTTCTAAAATTGACTTGAGCGTCAGACTGAATAGTCGAAAATCTCTTTCGGCATTCTTTtcgatctattttttttttgaattttatgtcTCTGATCCTTCGCCGATTCATCTAGAAACTTCAATAGTTTATCAAAATCTTTTACCGTTTAGGAAATATTAAACATAGCATGACGAccatataaatatttatgtcTGTTGTTATGAATTTCAATATGCAACTATTTTAATGTGTATTTAGCATGATTAAAAAGTTACTCATATTCATGTGACTGCAGCGTCAATtcgttttaataaaaataaaaagttgttaataaaagataatgtaaaattacaatttaattatattatagttataaatatgaaattaatttagatTCACCCggagaaaataaagaaagacCAGGTACCGTCATcagaaaaataacaaatattttgtTCTATAATAATGTtctttttatatagaaaacataaagttgaaatttaaatcccaaaaatctataatttaatttaaaatcctTAATTCTGATTTGGGCTATTCGGCCCAATGAGACATGGATGCTTCATCCAGGCCTATAATGAGACATAAAGAAGTGTATCCTATTTATATTTGGGCCTATAATGGATCATAAAAAAGTGTTACCTATCATCAAGTTGGGCCTAAAATGGGCCATAAAGAAGTGTACTCAAATCAAAGACTTAAATAGTAATTTGACTTGTGAAATTACATTAAATTACAAGCGATGGTGATTTTATGGGcagtttaattataattttttttttttttttgaggaagtttaattataatttttgattttgctCATCAATTTATCCCTATTTAGCACAATAATAATTATCAGGCCCAGTCAGGTATAAAAATggaataaattaataaagaaaaagctaaatttaaaactaaattgataaaaaaatcaaaagctaTGCTAATTAACCAACACTTACAAGTTGAGGCAGTAAATTGTCACTTTAGTCTCAAATCAAATGAAGACAGTTTACCGGTTGTAGTTGGGTATCCATGTTACCGAGGTAGAAACTGAACGTGGTCTCATCTAAATAAAACTTTCACAATTTCTAAGACTCGCCCCAAacttttcatttaattatatttccTCCCCACGAAATCGCACCATTTTACATTAACAcccttctcttttttcttttcaacgccttttttttgtaattataatttttttaacagcACACTGCATACAGTGTGCACTGTGCAGAGGTAAGTTAAACAACAACAACAGCAGGCAGGCTTGAGTTCATGAAAAACACAAGCTGTCTGAAAAAAAACTCTTAAAAGAACCAAAAACAAAaccttaaataaaataaactcagACCAGGTTCAGAAAATTCTTGCAAAATTGGTAAAATCCTTAACcggcaatttttttattacaattctCAATGACTCGCAGCACGGTTCTTCTTCTGCTATTACATATTATTAGGTATTTTTGTTGAAACCCTAATTGTTTAGTTTTGTCTAATTCTTAATTGCTGCTGTATTTTGAGCTGTAGTCTACAAGGTttaattggttttttttttccagcTTGTTTTTCTGGGCATAAAACCTGGGGGGTTTATTAGTATTGTTGAATCTGTAATGCCCAACTAGCTATTTGATGGATAATAACCCGCAATCAGTTTCCGCGAATGGCGAGGAGAATGTCGGAATTCCGGATGATTTACGTTGTAAGAGGTCGGATGGGAAACAGTGGAGATGCACTGCCATGTCTATGCCTGATAAAACTGTGTGTGAGAAACATTATATCCAGGCGAAAAGGAGAGCAGCTAATTCTGCTTTACGAGCTAGTTTAAAGAAGGCGAAAAGGAAATCGTTGGGAGAAACTGATATATACTTGGAGAGTAAGAATGAGGAGTTTGATACCGCAATCACGAGTATGAAGATTGAGGATTATTCGCCTCCAATGTCGACGAAAAAGTATAAAGAGACATCGAAAAATCTGGCTCAGTATTCTCCTGAAACGCCTGTGAGGAGTTCGTCTATGCGCAATTCTCTAAGACCAAACGAGGATGATTTGCAAAGAGATGTAGAGTTTGAAGAGACTTGGAAGTCTTACAAAACACCACCTCTTTCGGCAATAGATTCGTCCTGGAGTAGATCCCAAAGGAGCTTTGATGCCAGTGCTATGACGGTTAGATTTGATAATTACCCTATTGTGAAGATTGTTCACTTAATATGATGATGTTTATGTTGTGTTTGGTTTTTTCTATCCTGCTTTAATCTGTCAATGCTGAGATGAACATGTTGCTTCAGGAACACTCTGATGGAAGTACAAATTCTACCAAAGATGCTGGTGGGGAAATTTGTCATCAGTGTCGAAGAATTGATAGGATGAGAGTGTTTTGGTGCCGCAGATGTGATAGAAGAGGCTTTTGTGATCATTGTATCTCCACATGGTGAGGTTTACCTCTTTGGCATATGGCTTTTATTTCCATTGACAAGCATAATGAATGTTAATGCTTTGCTTCTAGGTACTCGGATATCTCACCGGAAGAAATTGAGAAGGTTTGTCCTGCATGTCGTGGTATTTGTAATTGCAAGGCGTGCTTACGAGGGGATAATATGGTCAAGGTATTTGTTCTCCaggtttaaaattaaaaggggCATTCACTTTATTACAGTGTTTTGCTGTTTACATATcgtaaacaaaaattaaatgttttctTTCTGCAGACCAGTTATGTTGTTTTCTATGAGCTGTAGGTAAGAATACGGGAGATACCTGTTTTAGACAAGTTGCAGTATCTCTACTGCCTATTATCTTCCGTTCTTCCTGTAGTCAAGCAGATCCATCAAGAGCAATGCTTTGAAGTAGAACTGGAGAAAAAGTTTCATGGTAAGATTTCAATGTTTCTATGACATCTTTCTgtctgttattttttttaccattctTACGAATTTGAGTTTATGTTTTCAGGAACTGATATAGATCTTGTCAGGGCCAAATTGAATGCGGATGAGCAGATGTGCTGGTAAGGACACTTGTGCTGCTTACATTTTCCTTTTGTGGAATATTTTCATGATGTGTTTGTTCCATTATGTGTAATATGACCAGGAAACTGGTCTTTCTCTTTGTTATAGATAATctaatatatgaatttttatttcatgAATCTCATTCTTCAAGAAACTTCTGTTGATTAATTATATAAGGTTGGTTGTTTGCTTGTCTGATTTCTAGAGGGGTTTATTGCATGATATATAAGTATTGTGACCACTCCTTATTTTCAAGCCTGCAGTTCACTGTGATGTATTTTCTCGCAGCAACATATGTAGGATACCCATCATTGATTATCATCGGCATTGTGGAAATTGCCCGTATGATATGTGTCTTCATTGCTGTCAAGATCTTCGGGAAGCATCACTACATGATGCAGTAGAAGACCAAATGGCCGGGGGAAGTCAAGACAAGGAGGCTGTGTCAAAGCAAGTGAAAGATATTAGAGCAAGACTTTGTATATCAGATAAGTATCCTGGCTGGAAAGCGAACCCTGATGGTAGCATTCCATGCCCACCGAAGGAGTATGGTGGCTGTAatcactcatcactgaaactaAGTCGCATTTTTAAGATGAACTGGGTTGCGAAATTGGTGAAAAATGTGGAGGAAATGGTCACTGGCTGTAAGGTCAGTAATGCTAGCACTCTGTCTACGTCCGGGTTCAATGATTCCACACAGTGTTCTTACAGGGAGCACAGTGATGACAATATCTTGTACTGTCCATCATCTGAAGATCTAAAAGCTGAAGGGATAAACAAATTCAGAAAGCATTGGGTCAAGGGCGAGCCTGTTATTGTGAAGAAGTTATTTGATAGCTTATCCAGTCCCAGCTGGAACCCAAGGGTTATATGGAAGGGAATTCAGGAAACATCCGATGAGAAAATGAAAGACAAGAACCGAGTTGTAAAGGCAATAGATTTTTCAAACTGGTCTGAGGTGAGTTCTGCTCTATTTATTTAGGTTCATGGTCCATGTGTTTTTGTAAATGTCAGTAAATTAATCTGCACTGCTCGTTCACTAATTTCACTCTGTTCTTTCACATGTGGCTTGATGTGCCTGCAGGTTGATATTGAACTTGGTCAGTTTATCGAAGGATACTCAGAGGGAAGAAGGGGTGAAGATGGTTCGCTACAGATGTTGAAGTTGAAGGATTGGCCTCCTCCTGGTGCTTCTGAAGAGTTCTTATTATATCAGAGACCTGATTTTATCAGTAAACTGCCTCTACTGGAGTATATTCATTCAAGGTTGGGTCTTCTGAATGTGGCGGCAAAGTTGCCTCACTATTCCTTACAGAATGATGCTGGACCCAAGATTTATATCTCTTATGGGACCAATGAGGAACTTGGTAGAGGAGATTCAGTGACCAATCTCCATAACAAAATGCGTGACATGGTGAGTACTTGCTGAATCTCTAAATATGTACTGCTGCTTCTTGAATTTTGAATGCATTGTAGAACCAACAAAGGGAATTTTCAAATGCTTACCTTATCCTATTACCCTTCTTTGATCTATGACGGTAAATTAGTAAACCAAATAATGTGGAATGGCATTTGGCGGGTTTTGTGCAGGTATATCTGTTGGTTAATATGCATGAAGTGAAGCCAAAAGGTTTCGAAGGGAATGATTCGCTTAACCAAGATACAATCTCGGGTGAGGGAAGGTTGCCCGATCTATTGCCTAGTGGGCATggtatacaaaataatacaaagGTACCGGCAGATAAGGTTGAGGTAATGGAGGAGGATCAAGGGGTTGAAATTCCAACTCAAGTGGGAGAGATTAAGAGAGTTGATGATCAAGAGGTTGAAGCTAACAACGGAAACAATGACATTGAGAGAATAAAAGATCAAAAATTAATGAAAGAAACTCGTCCAGGAGTACATTGGGATATCTTCCGCCGGCAGGACGTTCCAAAATTggttaaatatttacaaaaacacACTATGGATTTTGGCAAGCCTGACAATGTAGGGGATCAATTTTTAAGTGCATCTATGTAGTCTTACAAGGGTACATTTTTTCCTGGCTTTTATTAATGCATGTTAATGATGTTGTGATGCGGATGCCAGGTGACACATTCTCTTTATGATGGAACATCTTTCCTATATGGGCATCACATAAGCAAGCTAAAGGAAGAATTTGGTAAGAGATATGTCGTCATTGTTTCTTTTGTAAACTAGTTCGAATTTCTGGGTACCAATGACATGACTTTTTTACTTGAGTAGCATATCGTTGATTTGAGGCTCTTACTTCTGCATTTGACAAGTTGTAGCGTAGTATGACattcaaaatttacaaactgTATTTAAAATTGCATGGTCAATATTCACCTAAAAAAAATGCTTGGTCAAAGAGTAagcactgattttcttgaaacACTGTGTTGGCTGCTATTTAGTTTCTGAAGGAACTCTTTTACATTTTGATCATCTTTTTTGATTATACAAAGCATATGGATACACGATACTTCTGTTGCAAGTAGTATGCTTTACTTCTTTTTTTATCCTAGACATAGATTCTTTAATGCTGCTGATCTTTACTGTTTTCCTTATGGTGATAATGCTGAATATGTTTTCATTCCATTTGTTCGCCATTTTGTTGAGAATGCTTTATCATGGATTCTTTATAAGTAATGTACTCGTTTTGgtttaaaatggaaattatgaTTCTTTCTATATCAGGAGTTGAGCCATGGTCATTTGAACAGAAATTGGGAGAAGCTGTCTTCGTTCCTGCAGGATGCCCTTTCCAGATGAGGAATCTTCAGGTGAGCATTGTCTTGCATTTTTAAACCTATCTATGTTCCTCAAATGCAAATGTTGAATGCCAGGCTATCAAATAGATGTTAATCTTTTGTATAATGCACTTTCAAATGATTGGATTGAGTTGGTATCCAATTGATAGTCATTTTTCATTACCACATTATAGAGCCCAGGCAGTTGTACTTAATAGAGGGGGCAATAATAAAAAACTGGCAGTAAATAACAAACTTAATTTACTAAACAGAAAAGGTGCAGTCCAAAgaggaaaagaaaatgaaatatcGTGATTCATTGAGCTGTTTTTGTGCTTGATTTAGATCCGGCGAAACTTAGCAtcctttatttatattaatgcTGTGTTATTGCATAATTTGCAGTCCACTGTTCTATTGGCTCTTGATTTCTTGTCACCTGAAAGTGTGGGAGAGGCTGCTAGGTTGGCTGAGGAAATACGCTGTCTTCCAAATGATCATGAAACAAAACTTCAAGTTTTGGAGGTCAGGCAAATAAAATATTCCTTAAAAGTATTAGTGCTTCCTTTTGATAGAAATTATTTCTGTTTGTCTGTGGGGATTTTCTTCCAATCTCTCATCCCTTAATCTGTTCCTCttaataattttgttagtttTGAATTGTGTCTTGATACAGGTCGGAAAGATCTCTCTATATGCTGCTAGTTCAGCCATTAAGGAAGTCCAAAAATTAGTTCTTGATCCCAAGTAAGCAACTCGTTCCTAAAATTTTCCTACAAATTATGTT is part of the Mercurialis annua linkage group LG3, ddMerAnnu1.2, whole genome shotgun sequence genome and encodes:
- the LOC126673039 gene encoding E3 ubiquitin-protein ligase JMJ24 produces the protein MDNNPQSVSANGEENVGIPDDLRCKRSDGKQWRCTAMSMPDKTVCEKHYIQAKRRAANSALRASLKKAKRKSLGETDIYLESKNEEFDTAITSMKIEDYSPPMSTKKYKETSKNLAQYSPETPVRSSSMRNSLRPNEDDLQRDVEFEETWKSYKTPPLSAIDSSWSRSQRSFDASAMTEHSDGSTNSTKDAGGEICHQCRRIDRMRVFWCRRCDRRGFCDHCISTWYSDISPEEIEKVCPACRGICNCKACLRGDNMVKVRIREIPVLDKLQYLYCLLSSVLPVVKQIHQEQCFEVELEKKFHGTDIDLVRAKLNADEQMCCNICRIPIIDYHRHCGNCPYDMCLHCCQDLREASLHDAVEDQMAGGSQDKEAVSKQVKDIRARLCISDKYPGWKANPDGSIPCPPKEYGGCNHSSLKLSRIFKMNWVAKLVKNVEEMVTGCKVSNASTLSTSGFNDSTQCSYREHSDDNILYCPSSEDLKAEGINKFRKHWVKGEPVIVKKLFDSLSSPSWNPRVIWKGIQETSDEKMKDKNRVVKAIDFSNWSEVDIELGQFIEGYSEGRRGEDGSLQMLKLKDWPPPGASEEFLLYQRPDFISKLPLLEYIHSRLGLLNVAAKLPHYSLQNDAGPKIYISYGTNEELGRGDSVTNLHNKMRDMVYLLVNMHEVKPKGFEGNDSLNQDTISGEGRLPDLLPSGHGIQNNTKVPADKVEVMEEDQGVEIPTQVGEIKRVDDQEVEANNGNNDIERIKDQKLMKETRPGVHWDIFRRQDVPKLVKYLQKHTMDFGKPDNVTHSLYDGTSFLYGHHISKLKEEFGVEPWSFEQKLGEAVFVPAGCPFQMRNLQSTVLLALDFLSPESVGEAARLAEEIRCLPNDHETKLQVLEVGKISLYAASSAIKEVQKLVLDPKLSAEIGFEDPNLTAAVSDNLEKVSKQREISCS